The nucleotide window attatttattgtacacaTTGTATAACATACCCGTGTTGATATGGTGTGTAGAATTATTTATGGCTGAGAGATCAGTAGCGTGTGTGCGCGGTCGAGACATGTTACTTGCCATCTCTTCGCCTGATATGTTATCCGCTGAAGAAGCTTGTTCTGTCGATGCCACTGACacctaaaatgaaaatatttaataacatctGCACCATGTAACGCGTAGCCTATAGAGTGACAAAGACATTGGCTAtcataaaattgatattatttacatcTACAATATGTGTTGAactgaatgaataaaaataatattatacctgATGATCAACAGCTGTGGCATCGGGTAGACTCGGCGTAGAATGACTTTTGCGACCCTGTTTAGTTTCGCCGCTCGGAGCACCGCCACTCACAACCTTCAGATCGAACTTGCCTTCGGCGCCCATGCGATACGAGTTACGGCCGCCGTGGTCCCACCTGGTCGGGCAaacgatttataaaaaaaaacggtcCCGCTTAAAGATCACCGGAAAGCCATCGGGGACAAAGCGCAACAGTGAACGGCGCCGAATCGTCGAGCGACGTCGCATCGGCGCGGACGAACGATGCGACGTCGCCTCGAAGCCGACGCCGCGAGAGACATCCCGAAATACACAGACACCCGGCGCTACGATCGACACTCACAGAGATAAGTCGACGGGGAGAGCGAGACCGGGTCCCGGCTCGGAGGGGACGCGCGACACCGACCTGACATCGACCCATCCGTTGTGCAAGTCGGAGGTGACGGTGCCGAGCGCGGGGTGCGGGCCGTCCTGGTCGCGCCACTTCCAGTCGGGGCCGCGCAGCACGCGCGCGCCCGCGCACACGGCGCGCGCGCCGCGGGcccagcgccgcgcccgcgcgccgcccgccgccgcgctgccGCCCGTCGCCGCGCCTCCGCTCTGGCGCGGCGCGCTCTCGCACACGCTGAGCACCTGCGCGGAATGTTCACTTTGTATCAGTGTTTTGTGATTTTAGGACTTGCGCAGACCTAACTTTCTTTCCTCTCACTCTGATGATCAAATCGATCCACCGAATAAtgcttactataaaaaaaaatatgtatgcagAATTTTTTAATGGCTGGACTGTCTGTCTTTTTTAATGGCTGGACTGGCTGGAATGTCCTGGGCCTTCGtgttagtaaaattattgaagAGATATCCCATTTTAACTAATGAAGTTCCGTTTTGTTATAATGGTAGgtagtatagataaaaatagtatagatttttaccTTTCCGTAAACCTCTAGTCCTGATAGCGACAAATAATGGCTCTGTCCACTTGCATTCTTGCCGTTTTGTTGAATGCGCAAGTAACGATATGCAGCATCGGCACGAATACGCCAAGTCGCCGTGCTACCGGGCTCCTGTAAAGCTTGCTCGTCGCTGTGCGCCAGTAAAGTACTCCATGTCACACCGTCGGTCGACATCTGTTTAGACAATAAATGAGTAGTATACACAACACATATTATCtatatacattataaaaaacaatccaTAAACGATTTATATCTTACTTGGAAAAGCCAATTTCGTAGAGCTGAACGACCATATCCACGAGCATGACGTAGTGTATACGCCGAGGGTACAATATTCAAGCCTAAGTCTAAGGCTATAAATGCTCGTCTATCATCATTCGTATGCACATTGAGTGGCTCCGGGGACCTCGATAATGCATCCTCTGCCCTTCCGTAAGGCAGCTGTCTACCATCAGAGGACCAAACGCTAACGAGCCCGTGTGCTCCAGGATTAACCCACTCACAGGTGCCTCCATTGctaccaataaaataaagaacGCCATTCTCGTCGAAGTCGTGCTgcaagaaaagaaaaattaataaaatgtctcTCCACTAAATTATGtcaacattacaaaatattaagtcaataaaatattattacatcgTATGTAAACACAATGGGCGCTTCAGCTTTAATCTTTTGTACAAAGTTGAATGTGGCCCGCTCCATGTCGTACCACTGGCGGGCTACGGACTTCGCGAGGAATCGCTCGAGCTGGCGCACCGTCGTCAGCGCTTCCACCTTCAGATTGCGGCCCGCGTTGTTACCATTGTTCGCGGTCGTCTCTTCCGCGGTCTCGTCGTTCGCGCGCTCTACGCGTAATCTGGAAGAGTTCACGTGTTAGGAATCATTAGAttatagtaaaatgtaaaaatatatccataagAAATAAAGTTATAAGTTAATTCTGTAGTGGAAAAATTACTTACATTGAAAtgcctaatattatattaaattcttatttattgttaaaaattttaaatgataacaGACAGAAATATATAATGCTGTGACGCTACTATGCctgaatttacatttttttttaacgtttcGTAAAGAAAAGCCAAGACAGTCGAGTGGACTAGCCCTCTGTAAAGGCAGGGTCTCGAGGGGTGGGCGAGCGAGGGCGAGTGGGGAGCGCACCTGATCCTCTTGGTGAGGTGGTGCAGCGTgccggcggcgggcggcggcgcgtcGCCGCTGGGCGCGTGCACGGGCAGGCGCTCCACGCTCTCCAGCACGGCCACCAGGCGCGCCGCCAgcacgccgcccgcgccgcgcgccagCCACGCGCGCACCAGGCGCTCGCGCGCCGCGCCCTGCCCGCGCGCGTCTGCGACAAGCGACAATGTAAACGTCATTTCTACTATAAGCGGTTACATAACCTGTTTGACTTGTCTGAGTGAATTATGTCTAAGAAATGCGACGGATGCTGCCGTGCCGGCCGCTCGTATCGCTTACCGTTCGCTTGCGGGGAAAGCACTTGCAGCAACGACGGAGCGAGGCCCGACGATTGCAACTCGTAGGCCGAAAGCAATTCTTCTCCGCATAGTAGCTCGCTCAACTGGTCCAGAGACTCGGTGAGTTCGCGCTGCCAATCTTCTGCAGAAAGATAGTTTTAGGTTATAGGCGTGAGATGAGGCGATTTAGAAAAATCTAGAAAAGAAGTCAATATTTACCTGTAGATTGTGTAGCAAGCCTTTGCATGCGAGCCAGTAAAGCTCGTAGCCTGGCGACTGGTGGCCGCGGCTGACGTGTAGCGGCATTGGCTAGATGCCGAGAATATAATGCCCGCGCACGTTCGCatacctgaaaatatatttttcatttgtcACTTGTGTAATATTTCAGTAAGAGTTGACTGACTATGTTATAATACATTACATTTCTAAAACCATAATATCTCTaatattcataactttataACGAACCTGAGCTTTTAATGCTTCTGTTTTGGCCGTTAGTCTTGATCGACTTTGATTAGACGTTGCATTATTAGTAGCAGCGGGTCTACGATCAGTCCAACCGCTCGCTAGTTCAGGTCCTAGAATACACAAACACATTAACAAATCCATAAATTTTCGACGTACAGCCGCTAAGACTTATTTTCAATAAGACTAATTCATTCCTTACCTAAAAATGTCTCAGCAGTGAACGAATGTTTAGTGCCCCTGTTAGATTCAAATATAAATCCGGGCAAATCTTCCCTCAGAATTGTAGTCTGTTGTTGGCCATCAGTATTGTGAATTTGAAGTTCTTTTTCcctaaaacaacaaatatatcatttttgtACAATCACAGATGATCGAAATAAACGAATTACAATGATTAGAACAAAAAACATGCTTACTTTTTGCAGGATAACGCCCAGTTTCCAATGATAAGCTTGGCCGCCCCCGGTTTAGACAAAATTGGTTGAGGAACAGAATTCTTTACTGAAGCTCTGGCTCGTTGCAATTTGTCTATAAACTCTCCTCGATTTTCTGTGGTCAAATacgaataattttaaacataaattatcaGGAAAACGTCGgctattgaaatattaaaacggTAGTTTAGTGCATGCACTGAGATCGAAAATATAGCCGCTCATTAGTATCAAGGTAGCAAACTGACCGGTGTTGTCGGTCTGGTGCTCGGGGCTGCCGCTGGAGTACATGGTGGCGAGCTTGCCGTCGAGCAGGAAGCGGAACCAGCCATTGCTGCCCGTGCTGAGCTCCAGCGCGGCCGCGTCGCTCCACACGTACAGCGCGTCGCGGCCGCGGCACAGCGACCACTCCGCCCACGAGTACGCCACGCCGCTCGACAGGCACGACGCGTCCTCGCTGCAGCCTGCGCCATTTAAGCGTTTTGGAATATAACATAACACATCTTCGACATACGATTTCATTTAAATGACAAATTGTAAGTAAAACGCCGTAGCGGAACGAcaccatatttttataagtgCTTACCATACCTTATTTAAACCTTAAGGTCATACCTTAAAGTTTTCGCATGAAAACAGAGTCATGTCCTTGTACTGACCTGGCATACTAGAATTTTCACTGTCCGAAGAGAATGCCGCGGGCGCTGCTGCCAAACTTTCTACTTTACTGAATACGCCGAGACGCGCGAACTGTTCCAAATATATGTCGGAGGCTTTCACCATCAGCTCTTCAGCGATTCCGAGCACGATAAGATGGCCATCATCATCAtcctacacaaaaaaaatggtATCACTTTTTGGTACATTGGTCGAAACTCTCTTGCACAACTAACTCGTTCATTCAATCTTAAACGAAGTCACTTGgtaactagaataataaaatcaGTTACATACACTGATTTTTATACGTGGACTGGACAGCGacaaaaaaacaacaatcaTCAAAAGGCCATATTAAtcacagaaaaacaaaacaaagacagGGGTATGCAAGTAAATTTCGATGGTGTGATGTCTTTACATAAATGTGGATGCATTGAAGAATATGTAAGTGTGAGCAACAGTAATCTTAATAACAACTCAGCACAGTATGactattagtattttaaatttgatgaTCGTGACTACTCAAGTCAATCATATTATGTTTAGCTATTCAAAGCCGAGCACAGTTGACGGCATCGTCGAACGGATTCAGGCCACGAAATAGGTGTCACAGATACCACAATAAAATCCGTGCAACGGTGTCTCAGGCAATGATGTCTCGCGGCTCCAAAACGTATGATCTACATCGGAGGTTAGAGAAATCGACAATAAGACCGTGGCGACGAAAGCGGACGGTCGGTCAAAACAAATCAAACATTTCAGAGCCGACGGTCGCGGGAGGCGGGGGAGCATCACACCATCGGAACGTTACCGCCGGCGCGCGGATATAGCGGCTGCGCAGGTACCGcggagcggcgcggcgcggcggcggctcgGCCTGCCACACACAGAGGTCGCTCACCTATCGACTCGCTCACCGCCCGTCGAAACTACAGAAACGTGCGAACGAGCGACGAGGACGATCCGCTCTTTCGATGGAAACCGTCAGTCAAATCGTACGCGGCTGCCGATCGTTTCGAAACCGTTCCCACGTTTCGGTCGGTTCAAAGGCGGAGCGAAGTCGGCGGGGAGGCGGGGAACGGGGAGGAGGCGCTACTCACGGCGTTGTCCAGCACGGCGGCCACGAGCTGCGTGAGCAGCGCGGCGGCGTGCGGCGCCGACACGTGGCGCAGCAGACGCGCGGGCGCGTAGTGCACCATCTTGCGCACCAGCGACAGGCACGCGCGCCgcacgcccgcgccgcccgcgcccagGTAGCGCGCGCTGAACACCGGCACCAGCCGCCTGCAATACACGCGGCCTTAGTACCATGCTCGTTTACACGGACCTTACAGATTGCATCATATTTATGTGGTATCGCTCACTCTAGATAAACCGCCGCCATTTCTTTGTCCCCGGTTTCGGGAAAATCGTCATCGTTAGAAGGCGAAGGTGAGTCGTGACTGCCGACCACTAACCACTCGCCGGGGCACTGCAGTATCGCCGCTACCTCCCTGTGCCCTGCGTTCACGAATAGAAGTCGAatacagtaataatataatatattctttgtTTAACTTATCTCTGCGACGGTGACCGGCGTCCTACTCACCTTGATCGTGTCGTTCCCGAGCTTTGTCTAACGGTGTCTTGCCATCCTCATCCCTCAAGTCGGCGTTGGCACCGTAACGAAGAAGAACCTTTGCGATCGCAGGGCGACCGAAACACGCCGCATAATGAAGAGACGAACTGCGTTGACCGCGATTTACGTCAGCACCTATAGTCACAAAAACATCCGTTATTTCATAGCGAAACtaacaaaattacacaaaaccACATCTCGATGAGAAAGTGGACGCTGTTTTTGTCGATGTTACCTTTTTCGCATAGGAACTCTACCATCTCTCGAGTCCCGAAAGCCGAGGCCCAGTTCAAGAGAGTCTGTCCGACGTCATCGGTGAAGTTGACGTCGACGGCGCCGCTGGAGACGGCCGCGAGCAGCGCGTCAGTGTCCTTGCCACGGATGCAGTCGATGAGCTGGCGGTGCGACTTGTCGCCGCGCGGCCCGCTGCCGCCGCTGCCGCTGgagccctcgccgccgccgctactGGAGCCCGACGCCGAGCCGTTACGCTGAGAACCGCTGCACCACACACGGACATTACAAAAAACTATAACGTTGACAAACAAAGCGACACTATTCATTTAATCGATCCATCATACTCACTTCTGTATAGCGTGTCGTCCCTCACACAACAGTACCAGCAACAGGTCTACGAGGCGCATGCACTCGAGGCACCAGCGTTCATCAGCCTGTACTGCAGCCTCAACGGCTGAACACAACTCCAATCGGACGAGatcctacatacataaataaagacGGCATAAAGTTAACTGCACCACCACTTGCGTAAAGTTTATCTTTGGTACTCTTATTTCTTTTAACACCACTTACATGTGTAATTTGGGCAGAACCTCGACACAAAGTCGAGAGCAAACTGACTGTAGTCGAAACGGATGGGGCGGAACACTTATCGTCGCCACTTTCCGCGCTTCCCAAACGACGGACCAGTTCTTCGATCAAACCTGATAAACAGAGCGCGTCATTAGAATCGGCTACGTATCCAAAACACCGATGCCGCGTCAACGTAGCGTATAtaataatgtgaaaaaaaaataagaacgGTAATCCCGAGGGTCGTGGACCGTCACAGAACGTTAGACCTAACACGTACCGTGCTCGGCGAGCGGCGCGGGGTCGGCGTGTGCGCGCGCGAAGCGATCGGCCAGCGAGGCGAAGCAGCGCAGCGCCGCGTCCGCCACGCGCGCGTCTGCGTGCCGCAACAGCGCCGACAGCGACGACACGGCGTCGCCCACACGGGCGTCGCCCGGCTCCATCTTGCCGCACACTCTGCGCACAACGTTATTAATTTCAACCCGTGTATTATACTTTACTTTCACTATATACTTAGTTTAAATTAGATCTCAACCAGTAACCtgaagataaagaaatatatacgTT belongs to Anticarsia gemmatalis isolate Benzon Research Colony breed Stoneville strain chromosome 9, ilAntGemm2 primary, whole genome shotgun sequence and includes:
- the Ufd4 gene encoding ubiquitin fusion-degradation 4-like isoform X2; the protein is MAEVDPETLLEWLLTGQGDERDMQLIALEQLCMLLLMSDNVDRCFESCPPRTFLPALCKIFLDECAPDNVLEVTARAITYYLDVSAECTRRIVAIEGAVKAICSRLLTVDPNNRTSKDLAEQCIKVLELVCTREAGAVWEGGGLPAVLHFITHHGTSVHKDTLHSAMAVVSRVCGKMEPGDARVGDAVSSLSALLRHADARVADAALRCFASLADRFARAHADPAPLAEHGLIEELVRRLGSAESGDDKCSAPSVSTTVSLLSTLCRGSAQITHDLVRLELCSAVEAAVQADERWCLECMRLVDLLLVLLCEGRHAIQNGSQRNGSASGSSSGGGEGSSGSGGSGPRGDKSHRQLIDCIRGKDTDALLAAVSSGAVDVNFTDDVGQTLLNWASAFGTREMVEFLCEKGADVNRGQRSSSLHYAACFGRPAIAKVLLRYGANADLRDEDGKTPLDKARERHDQGHREVAAILQCPGEWLVVGSHDSPSPSNDDDFPETGDKEMAAVYLERLVPVFSARYLGAGGAGVRRACLSLVRKMVHYAPARLLRHVSAPHAAALLTQLVAAVLDNADDDDGHLIVLGIAEELMVKASDIYLEQFARLGVFSKVESLAAAPAAFSSDSENSSMPGCSEDASCLSSGVAYSWAEWSLCRGRDALYVWSDAAALELSTGSNGWFRFLLDGKLATMYSSGSPEHQTDNTENRGEFIDKLQRARASVKNSVPQPILSKPGAAKLIIGNWALSCKKEKELQIHNTDGQQQTTILREDLPGFIFESNRGTKHSFTAETFLGPELASGWTDRRPAATNNATSNQSRSRLTAKTEALKAQVCERARALYSRHLANAATRQPRPPVARLRALLARMQRLATQSTEDWQRELTESLDQLSELLCGEELLSAYELQSSGLAPSLLQVLSPQANDARGQGAARERLVRAWLARGAGGVLAARLVAVLESVERLPVHAPSGDAPPPAAGTLHHLTKRIRLRVERANDETAEETTANNGNNAGRNLKVEALTTVRQLERFLAKSVARQWYDMERATFNFVQKIKAEAPIVFTYDHDFDENGVLYFIGSNGGTCEWVNPGAHGLVSVWSSDGRQLPYGRAEDALSRSPEPLNVHTNDDRRAFIALDLGLNIVPSAYTLRHARGYGRSALRNWLFQMSTDGVTWSTLLAHSDEQALQEPGSTATWRIRADAAYRYLRIQQNGKNASGQSHYLSLSGLEVYGKVLSVCESAPRQSGGAATGGSAAAGGARARRWARGARAVCAGARVLRGPDWKWRDQDGPHPALGTVTSDLHNGWVDVRSVSRVPSEPGPGLALPVDLSLWDHGGRNSYRMGAEGKFDLKVVSGGAPSGETKQGRKSHSTPSLPDATAVDHQVSVASTEQASSADNISGEEMASNMSRPRTHATDLSAINNSTHHINTDLATIVESLTLGAESNNCMTDLGNTSFTNMEMGPTSITDITKPYPAKEPVPETNSQEDRAARHDGDAVRNSANALLSSELLALPASLLHSLRNNANRLHIQCEDHDGTEVQYGDHKKDSQSGGSGAMSASEPDLTQQGAARLLETLGVGRGAGAGRGNNPQRAPRTNHSTSLFPSLVRLALSSNFPGGLLSAAQSYPSLAPNAQNALTLSLTSTSSESEQVSLEDFLESCRAPALLNELEDDDEGDDALDSDKENEPTYQEVVSMLSVSRNLLSLMEEEALEAVRGSTGCGGRQRKPWDDDFVLKRQFSALIPAFDPRPGRTNLNQTVDLEIPLNESSDGEESNTSENASGGATSTSAANAANIANANTTASSAGNNGRLPALRLVLSAAGASLALERPSWTLYRAVLALNARLPAHDTHRDTTYTLTYKEIEGMETFASSSDSEDDEPCDPERGIAGAEGAEGAMATCCVRVLRRLRAAAPALAADAFVSTKLTNKLHQQLQEPLTLAAAATPAWCQQLNDWCPFLFPLETRQMFFACTAFGTSRTIVWLQAQRDRALDRQRSGNTVSPRRAELEATEFRMGRLRHERVRIPRQPDLLRSAMQVMRVHAGRKSVLEVEFAGEEGTGLGPTLEFYALVAAELQRADLAMWLNDNASQVNDDDNAPHHLVLPLEKPPGYYVTRAGGLFPAPLPQDSPICDKVCKYFWFLGVFLAKVLQDGRLVDLPLSEPFLRIMCGEELTNDSLEEIDPIRHRFLQNVLTAAEAYEKIARDPNSSPEERATATSELTVEGATFEQLALTMTHVAPHTDAAVAVQPLCDSGENIEVGAHNARAYAEASARWMVREGVRRQTNAFRRGFGAVFPPRRLRAFSAAELRLLLCGERGPVWTRDHLLQYTEPKLGYTRDSPGFLRLVDVLVEMSLRERKAFLQFATGCSSLPPGGLANLHPRLTVVRKVDAGDGSYPSVNTCVHYLKLPEYSCKEVLRERLLAATNERGFHLN
- the Ufd4 gene encoding ubiquitin fusion-degradation 4-like isoform X3 produces the protein MAEVDPETLLEWLLTGQGDERDMQLIALEQLCMLLLMSDNVDRCFESCPPRTFLPALCKIFLDECAPDNVLEVTARAITYYLDVSAECTRRIVAIEGAVKAICSRLLTVDPNNRTSKDLAEQCIKVLELVCTREAGAVWEGGGLPAVLHFITHHGTSVHKDTLHSAMAVVSRVCGKMEPGDARVGDAVSSLSALLRHADARVADAALRCFASLADRFARAHADPAPLAEHGLIEELVRRLGSAESGDDKCSAPSVSTTVSLLSTLCRGSAQITHDLVRLELCSAVEAAVQADERWCLECMRLVDLLLVLLCEGRHAIQNGSQRNGSASGSSSGGGEGSSGSGGSGPRGDKSHRQLIDCIRGKDTDALLAAVSSGAVDVNFTDDVGQTLLNWASAFGTREMVEFLCEKGADVNRGQRSSSLHYAACFGRPAIAKVLLRYGANADLRDEDGKTPLDKARERHDQGHREVAAILQCPGEWLVVGSHDSPSPSNDDDFPETGDKEMAAVYLERLVPVFSARYLGAGGAGVRRACLSLVRKMVHYAPARLLRHVSAPHAAALLTQLVAAVLDNADDDDGHLIVLGIAEELMVKASDIYLEQFARLGVFSKVESLAAAPAAFSSDSENSSMPGCSEDASCLSSGVAYSWAEWSLCRGRDALYVWSDAAALELSTGSNGWFRFLLDGKLATMYSSGSPEHQTDNTENRGEFIDKLQRARASVKNSVPQPILSKPGAAKLIIGNWALSCKKEKELQIHNTDGQQQTTILREDLPGFIFESNRGTKHSFTAETFLGPELASGWTDRRPAATNNATSNQSRSRLTAKTEALKAQVCERARALYSRHLANAATRQPRPPVARLRALLARMQRLATQSTEDWQRELTESLDQLSELLCGEELLSAYELQSSGLAPSLLQVLSPQANDARGQGAARERLVRAWLARGAGGVLAARLVAVLESVERLPVHAPSGDAPPPAAGTLHHLTKRIRLRVERANDETAEETTANNGNNAGRNLKVEALTTVRQLERFLAKSVARQWYDMERATFNFVQKIKAEAPIVFTYDHDFDENGVLYFIGSNGGTCEWVNPGAHGLVSVWSSDGRQLPYGRAEDALSRSPEPLNVHTNDDRRAFIALDLGLNIVPSAYTLRHARGYGRSALRNWLFQMSTDGVTWSTLLAHSDEQALQEPGSTATWRIRADAAYRYLRIQQNGKNASGQSHYLSLSGLEVYGKVLSVCESAPRQSGGAATGGSAAAGGARARRWARGARAVCAGARVLRGPDWKWRDQDGPHPALGTVTSDLHNGWVDVRSVSRVPSEPGPGLALPVDLSLWDHGGRNSYRMGAEGKFDLKVVSGGAPSGETKQGRKSHSTPSLPDATAVDHQVSVASTEQASSADNISGEEMASNMSRPRTHATDLSAINNSTHHINTDLATIVESLTLGAESNNCMTDLGNTSFTNMEMGPTSITDITKPYPAKEPVPETNSQEDRAARHDGDAVRNSANALLSSELLALPASLLHSLRNNANRLHIQCEDHDGTEVQYGDHKKDSQSGGSGAMSASEPDLTQQQGAARLLETLGVGRGAGAGRGNNPQRAPRTNHSTSLFPSLVRLALSSNFPGGLLSAAQSYPSLAPNAQNALTLSLTSTSSESEQVSLEDFLESCRAPALLNELEDDDEGDDALDSDKENEPTYQEVVSRNLLSLMEEEALEAVRGSTGCGGRQRKPWDDDFVLKRQFSALIPAFDPRPGRTNLNQTVDLEIPLNESSDGEESNTSENASGGATSTSAANAANIANANTTASSAGNNGRLPALRLVLSAAGASLALERPSWTLYRAVLALNARLPAHDTHRDTTYTLTYKEIEGMETFASSSDSEDDEPCDPERGIAGAEGAEGAMATCCVRVLRRLRAAAPALAADAFVSTKLTNKLHQQLQEPLTLAAAATPAWCQQLNDWCPFLFPLETRQMFFACTAFGTSRTIVWLQAQRDRALDRQRSGNTVSPRRAELEATEFRMGRLRHERVRIPRQPDLLRSAMQVMRVHAGRKSVLEVEFAGEEGTGLGPTLEFYALVAAELQRADLAMWLNDNASQVNDDDNAPHHLVLPLEKPPGYYVTRAGGLFPAPLPQDSPICDKVCKYFWFLGVFLAKVLQDGRLVDLPLSEPFLRIMCGEELTNDSLEEIDPIRHRFLQNVLTAAEAYEKIARDPNSSPEERATATSELTVEGATFEQLALTMTHVAPHTDAAVAVQPLCDSGENIEVGAHNARAYAEASARWMVREGVRRQTNAFRRGFGAVFPPRRLRAFSAAELRLLLCGERGPVWTRDHLLQYTEPKLGYTRDSPGFLRLVDVLVEMSLRERKAFLQFATGCSSLPPGGLANLHPRLTVVRKVDAGDGSYPSVNTCVHYLKLPEYSCKEVLRERLLAATNERGFHLN
- the Ufd4 gene encoding ubiquitin fusion-degradation 4-like isoform X1, with the translated sequence MAEVDPETLLEWLLTGQGDERDMQLIALEQLCMLLLMSDNVDRCFESCPPRTFLPALCKIFLDECAPDNVLEVTARAITYYLDVSAECTRRIVAIEGAVKAICSRLLTVDPNNRTSKDLAEQCIKVLELVCTREAGAVWEGGGLPAVLHFITHHGTSVHKDTLHSAMAVVSRVCGKMEPGDARVGDAVSSLSALLRHADARVADAALRCFASLADRFARAHADPAPLAEHGLIEELVRRLGSAESGDDKCSAPSVSTTVSLLSTLCRGSAQITHDLVRLELCSAVEAAVQADERWCLECMRLVDLLLVLLCEGRHAIQNGSQRNGSASGSSSGGGEGSSGSGGSGPRGDKSHRQLIDCIRGKDTDALLAAVSSGAVDVNFTDDVGQTLLNWASAFGTREMVEFLCEKGADVNRGQRSSSLHYAACFGRPAIAKVLLRYGANADLRDEDGKTPLDKARERHDQGHREVAAILQCPGEWLVVGSHDSPSPSNDDDFPETGDKEMAAVYLERLVPVFSARYLGAGGAGVRRACLSLVRKMVHYAPARLLRHVSAPHAAALLTQLVAAVLDNADDDDGHLIVLGIAEELMVKASDIYLEQFARLGVFSKVESLAAAPAAFSSDSENSSMPGCSEDASCLSSGVAYSWAEWSLCRGRDALYVWSDAAALELSTGSNGWFRFLLDGKLATMYSSGSPEHQTDNTENRGEFIDKLQRARASVKNSVPQPILSKPGAAKLIIGNWALSCKKEKELQIHNTDGQQQTTILREDLPGFIFESNRGTKHSFTAETFLGPELASGWTDRRPAATNNATSNQSRSRLTAKTEALKAQVCERARALYSRHLANAATRQPRPPVARLRALLARMQRLATQSTEDWQRELTESLDQLSELLCGEELLSAYELQSSGLAPSLLQVLSPQANDARGQGAARERLVRAWLARGAGGVLAARLVAVLESVERLPVHAPSGDAPPPAAGTLHHLTKRIRLRVERANDETAEETTANNGNNAGRNLKVEALTTVRQLERFLAKSVARQWYDMERATFNFVQKIKAEAPIVFTYDHDFDENGVLYFIGSNGGTCEWVNPGAHGLVSVWSSDGRQLPYGRAEDALSRSPEPLNVHTNDDRRAFIALDLGLNIVPSAYTLRHARGYGRSALRNWLFQMSTDGVTWSTLLAHSDEQALQEPGSTATWRIRADAAYRYLRIQQNGKNASGQSHYLSLSGLEVYGKVLSVCESAPRQSGGAATGGSAAAGGARARRWARGARAVCAGARVLRGPDWKWRDQDGPHPALGTVTSDLHNGWVDVRSVSRVPSEPGPGLALPVDLSLWDHGGRNSYRMGAEGKFDLKVVSGGAPSGETKQGRKSHSTPSLPDATAVDHQVSVASTEQASSADNISGEEMASNMSRPRTHATDLSAINNSTHHINTDLATIVESLTLGAESNNCMTDLGNTSFTNMEMGPTSITDITKPYPAKEPVPETNSQEDRAARHDGDAVRNSANALLSSELLALPASLLHSLRNNANRLHIQCEDHDGTEVQYGDHKKDSQSGGSGAMSASEPDLTQQQGAARLLETLGVGRGAGAGRGNNPQRAPRTNHSTSLFPSLVRLALSSNFPGGLLSAAQSYPSLAPNAQNALTLSLTSTSSESEQVSLEDFLESCRAPALLNELEDDDEGDDALDSDKENEPTYQEVVSMLSVSRNLLSLMEEEALEAVRGSTGCGGRQRKPWDDDFVLKRQFSALIPAFDPRPGRTNLNQTVDLEIPLNESSDGEESNTSENASGGATSTSAANAANIANANTTASSAGNNGRLPALRLVLSAAGASLALERPSWTLYRAVLALNARLPAHDTHRDTTYTLTYKEIEGMETFASSSDSEDDEPCDPERGIAGAEGAEGAMATCCVRVLRRLRAAAPALAADAFVSTKLTNKLHQQLQEPLTLAAAATPAWCQQLNDWCPFLFPLETRQMFFACTAFGTSRTIVWLQAQRDRALDRQRSGNTVSPRRAELEATEFRMGRLRHERVRIPRQPDLLRSAMQVMRVHAGRKSVLEVEFAGEEGTGLGPTLEFYALVAAELQRADLAMWLNDNASQVNDDDNAPHHLVLPLEKPPGYYVTRAGGLFPAPLPQDSPICDKVCKYFWFLGVFLAKVLQDGRLVDLPLSEPFLRIMCGEELTNDSLEEIDPIRHRFLQNVLTAAEAYEKIARDPNSSPEERATATSELTVEGATFEQLALTMTHVAPHTDAAVAVQPLCDSGENIEVGAHNARAYAEASARWMVREGVRRQTNAFRRGFGAVFPPRRLRAFSAAELRLLLCGERGPVWTRDHLLQYTEPKLGYTRDSPGFLRLVDVLVEMSLRERKAFLQFATGCSSLPPGGLANLHPRLTVVRKVDAGDGSYPSVNTCVHYLKLPEYSCKEVLRERLLAATNERGFHLN